A single region of the Ochotona princeps isolate mOchPri1 chromosome 10, mOchPri1.hap1, whole genome shotgun sequence genome encodes:
- the FZD8 gene encoding frizzled-8 yields MEWSYLLEVTSLLAALALLQRSSGAAAASTKELACQEITVPLCKGIGYNYTYMPNQFNHDTQDEAGLEVHQFWPLVEIQCSPDLKFFLCSMYTPICLEDYKKPLPPCRAVCERAKAGCAPLMRQYGFAWPDRMRCDRLPEQGTPDTLCMDYNRTDLTTAAPSPPRRAPPPPPPPPPPPGEQPPQPSGSGHGRPPGARPPHRGRGGGGGGDAAAPPARGGKARPSGGSAAPCESGCQCRAPMVSVSSERHPLYNRVKTGQIANCALPCHNPFFSQDERAFTVFWIGLWSVLCFVSTFATVSTFLIDMERFKYPERPIIFLSACYLFVSVGYLVRLVAGHEKVACSGGAPGAGAAGGPGSAAAAAAAAGGAGGAGGRSEYEELGAVEQHVRYETTGPALCTVVFLLVYFFGMASSIWWVILSLTWFLAAGMKWGNEAIAGYSQYFHLAAWLVPSVKSIAVLALSSVDGDPVAGICYVGNQSLDNLRGFVLAPLVIYLFIGTMFLLAGFVSLFRIRSVIKQQGGPTKTHKLEKLMIRLGLFTVLYTVPAAVVVACLFYEQHNRPRWEATHNCPCLRDLQPDQARRPDYAVFMLKYFMCLVVGITSGVWVWSGKTLESWRALCTRCCWASKGAAATGGGGAGLGAPGAAGGGGGGGAAGSGGPPGCGGGGGSLYSDVSTGLTWRSGTASSGSYPKQMPLSQV; encoded by the coding sequence ATGGAGTGGAGCTACCTGTTGGAAGTGACCTCGCTGCTGGCCGCGCTGGCGCTGCTGCAGCGCTCGAGCGGCGCTGCGGCCGCCTCGACCAAGGAGCTGGCGTGCCAGGAGATCACCGTGCCGCTATGCAAGGGCATCGGCTACAACTACACGTACATGCCTAACCAGTTCAACCACGACACGCAGGACGAGGCGGGCCTGGAGGTGCACCAGTTCTGGCCGCTGGTGGAGATCCAGTGCTCGCCCGACCTCAAGTTCTTCCTGTGCTCCATGTACACGCCCATCTGCCTGGAGGACTACAAGAAGCCACTGCCGCCCTGCCGCGCCGTGTGCGAGCGCGCCAAGGCCGGCTGCGCGCCGCTCATGCGCCAATACGGCTTCGCCTGGCCCGACCGCATGCGCTGCGACCGCCTGCCGGAGCAGGGCACCCCGGACACTCTGTGCATGGACTACAACCGCACCGATCTCACCACAGCCGCGCCCAGCCCGCCGCGCCgcgcgccgcccccgccgccgccgccgccgccgcctccgggcGAGCAGCCGCCGCAGCCCTCGGGCAGCGGCCACGGCCGTCCGCCGGGAGCCCGGCCCCCGCACCGCGGtcggggcggcgggggcggcggggacGCCGCGGCGCCCCCCGCGCGCGGCGGCAAAGCGCGGCCCTCTGGCGGCAGCGCGGCGCCCTGCGAGTCGGGCTGCCAGTGCCGGGCGCCCATGGTGAGCGTGTCCAGCGAGCGGCACCCGCTCTACAACCGCGTCAAGACGGGCCAGATCGCCAACTGCGCGCTGCCGTGCCACAACCCATTCTTCAGCCAGGACGAACGCGCCTTCACCGTCTTCTGGATCGGCCTGTGGTCCGTGCTGTGCTTCGTGTCCACCTTTGCCACTGTGTCCACCTTCCTCATCGACATGGAGCGTTTCAAGTACCCCGAGCGGCCCATCATCTTTCTCTCGGCCTGCTACCTCTTCGTGTCCGTCGGTTACCTGGTGCGCCTAGTGGCCGGCCACGAGAAGGTGGCGTGCAGCGGCGGCGCGCCGGGCGCGGGGGCCGCGGGCGGGCCCGGGAgcgcggcggcagcggcggcggcggctgggggcGCGGGGGGCGCGGGCGGGCGCAGCGAGTACGAGGAGCTGGGCGCCGTGGAGCAGCACGTGCGCTACGAGACCACGGGCCCCGCGCTATGCACCGTCGTCTTCCTGCTCGTCTACTTCTTCGGCATGGCCAGCTCCATCTGGTGGGTCATCCTGTCGCTCACCTGGTTCCTGGCAGCTGGCATGAAGTGGGGCAACGAGGCCATCGCTGGCTACTCGCAGTACTTCCACCTGGCCGCCTGGCTTGTGCCCAGCGTCAAGTCCATCGCCGTGCTGGCACTCAGCTCGGTGGACGGCGACCCGGTGGCGGGCATCTGCTACGTGGGCAACCAGAGCCTGGACAACCTACGCGGCTTCGTGCTGGCGCCGCTGGTCATCTACCTCTTCATCGGCACCATGTTCCTGCTGGCCGGCTTCGTGTCGCTCTTCCGCATCCGCTCGGTCATCAAGCAGCAGGGCGGCCCCACCAAGACTCACAAGCTGGAGAAACTCATGATCCGCCTGGGCCTCTTCACCGTGCTCTACACCGTGCCCGCCGCCGTCGTGGTCGCCTGCCTCTTCTACGAGCAGCACAACCGACCGCGCTGGGAAGCCACTCACAACTGCCCGTGCCTGCGGGACCTGCAGCCCGACCAGGCGCGCAGGCCCGACTACGCCGTCTTTATGCTCAAATACTTCATGTGCCTCGTCGTGGGCATCACGTCGGGCGTCTGGGTCTGGTCCGGCAAGACGCTGGAGTCGTGGCGCGCGCTCTGCACGCGCTGCTGCTGGGCCAGCAAGGGCGCGGCGGCGACTGGCGGCGGGGGCGCGGGCCTGGGCGCACCGGGGGCTGCAGgaggtggtggcggcggcggcgcggcgggGAGCGGGGGACCCCCGGGCTGCGGAGGGGGCGGGGGCTCGCTCTACAGCGACGTCAGCACCGGCCTGACCTGGCGCTCGGGCACGGCCAGTTCGGGCTCCTACCCGAAGCAGATGCCCCTGTCCCAGGTTTGA